In the Panthera leo isolate Ple1 chromosome C2, P.leo_Ple1_pat1.1, whole genome shotgun sequence genome, TCTTCCTCGTGTTAACCTTCATCGTGAAGATGGCCTCCTTTGATGTGTTTTACCATTTGGTTAGATTGTGCTTTAACGTCAGAGCCACAACCAGTGCCATCTCATTCTTCCCACTTATCTGCTATACCTTTGCCTATACATTAAAGAATTGACCATCTATTTtgtagaacagttttagatttgccaaaaacaaaaaacattgtgaAAATAACACAGAGGATTCCCATAAATCCCATACctaatttttcctaatattaacatcttacattagcaTGGTATATTCATTATAACTAATGAATCTATATTGACACATTATTACCAACTAAAGtctatactttattcagatttccttaattttttatgtaGTGTGCTTTTTCTGTTCTAAGATACTGTCCAGGGTACCATATTGCTTTTGGTCATCAGagctctttaatttcttcttgactTTCTCAGATTTGTTCTAGCCCCAAAGGCCCTGAAAGTTTCTAGGAGTACTTGTCAGGTATTCCGTAAATGTCTCTTAATTGGGATATGCCCAATATTTTTCTCCTGATTAAACTGGAATTATGTTTTTTTggaggaagatcacagaggtaaaatgccattttcatcacatcatattaaGGATATATACTATCAACATATCTTTTTTACCATTGATATTGACCTTGATCAACTGGCTGAGGTAATGTTTGCCACACTTCTCTCCTGTAAGAAATAGATTTAATAATATTCACTTaagatttatttatgtcttttcatcttgataattcaattatttttattgctgaatacacTCTATAGATATACTGCAGTTGTTTAGCCGATCACTTAGTGAAGGACATTGCTTCCAGTTGATAAAAATTGTGAATAAAACTGTCATAAATATTGACATGTAGATTTGGGGTGGGTACAAATTTTCaaatcatttgggtaaatatcaaggagaaCAACTGCTGCATCTTATGATAcaattatttttagctttttaagacagtgccaaactgttttccaaagtggttgaacCATTTAGTcttctcaccagcaatgaatgagagttcttgaCATTTTGCACCTTTGCCAACAATTGGAATTGTAAGTTTGTgggattttatccattttaataaGTACATAAGTACCTAGTTGTATCTCATCATTAGTTTACATATAATTCTATTATTAAACTTTCTTGATCACttggctttaaatatttttcttgaaaacagtTGATTCTTGGGAcacgggtggctcggttggttaaacatgTCCGACTCTGGatctcatctccctctctctgcccctcccttgcttgcactctctctctctctctctctctctctcaaaataaataaataaacttaaagcacAAATATTTGATTCTTCGTGATCTCAAATCATATTTTATGTTAGTAAAGTTAAgcttcttaatatttattaagttgcTATATGAGGTTCAGTGTCactctggaaaaatattttataattactattataTTGTTATGTTTGCTGTGCTTCTTTCTCtatatattgtattttgtttACTCAATATTTTATACACTTCTTTTGATATTTAGAAATGCTTTGATGACTTTTTTAGTGGTTATTTAGttgttaattatgtatttttcatgaaaaagtcCTTAGCCCCTCATTTTCTGCTTTCAACTTTTACTATCTGATTTGCCAGCTTTGAATGATAACATTGGAtgataaacattttcttattgaaaCCTTcagtatctgattttttttaagtttatttacttcttgagagtgagagaaagggagagtgtgagtggggggggggggggacagagagagagggagagagagaatcccaagcaggttccacactgtcagtgcagaggcccacatggggcttgaactcatgaactgtgagatcatgacctgagctgaagtcaagagtcaggcacttaacctactgagccacccaggtgccccgctgtCTCATTTGTCAGCTTGAATGATAAATATCTTATTTAACTATCACATAACTTTTTctaccctttcccctcccctcttttttatttatagttgtattagttttactttttcatacCATATAGTGTTTACATACTCTTTTACTCATTTCCATCCTTGGTTCAGTCttagataaaaaaattaagtatattaaattttcaaaatcagtCGTTTGCAAAGTTTCCTCAGATATCTCTCTTGGATCCTTGGCTGATCCATCAAAGAAGGCTTAAGAGTCCAATATTCTTCAGGTTCTTGCACagttaaaattttcctttctatcACCAGTATATTTGAAGGACTGAATGATTAGATACAACATCTTtggttcaaattttattttcctgaggtTTCTGAAAATGTTGCAAAATTATTGGTTTGATTTGTAAGTTGCCTTGAAGAAGTCTGACAAGCATCTAATTCTTTTATCACTGTAAGttatttgatcttttcctggaTGCCCTGAAGgttttttctttatctataaaatcaatttttttaatgtgttaaaaaatatataactaggcgtccctgggtggctcagttcattcagcgtccaactcttgattttggcttagatcatgatcccagggtagtgggattgagccccacattgggcttctcactgagcatggaccagcttaaggttctctctcttcccctctgccgcccccccccacttgcactctctctctctttctaaaatagaaacaaataaaaaaataaataaaatatacataactgaAATTTAccagtttaataatttttaagtgtacagtttggtGTCATTAAATACAATCCTGCTGGTCtgcaaccaccaccactatcCATCTCTAGAATTTTTAACTAGACTATCTTGAAGTTTTTCATTGTGGGTCATTTTTCCAGGTAATAAATGGCTATAACATATGTACATTGAgagcttttcttttaatttggcatttttcttggagtataattttgaatattatgctgttccatttttttcctttctcacaaACTCTACTTACATGTAAGTTGACTTCCTGTCTCTCGTTTTACCCACTTTCTCTCTgactccttttatttcatttttagcgACATATTCATTAACCTTgatcatttttctgctttttcttaattccatatttttttcccctgtttttcagggaggggcagagagaaatggagacagagaatcccaagctgacagcacagagcctgacacagtccTTGatcccacagaactgtgagatcatgacctgagccaaaatcaagagttggatgcttaaaggactgagccatgcaggcacccaccatcttttgttttcatttaaatccatACTTCTTTAGGCATCTTGgaactttcttttcattctgaaattattttgtctttttcttttacttgttttctcagtttttcagcaaattttattttttcctatcgttagtacatataattttttcatataaagtattttgttaaaaatttcttctgcctttttgtttatatttgtgagtggggggtggagaaGTTTTAAGCTgaatgttttaataataattgttttattggttttgttttatactttgtatAGATGAAgattctttacccattcatcagttgatggacacttaggctctttccataatttggctattgttgaattgtggtttatatacacaatggaatactacgtggcagtgagaaagaatgaaatatggccttttgtagcaatgtggatggaactggagagtgttatgctaagtgaaataagtcatacacagaaagacagataccatatgttttcactcttatgtagatcctgagaaacttaacagaagaccatgggggaggggaagggaaaaaaaaagtaagagagggagggagccaaaccataagagactcttaaaaactgagaacaatctgagggttgatggggggtgggaaggtggggcgggtgggtgatgggtattgaggagggcacctgttgggatgagcactgggtgttgtatggaaaccaatctgacaataaatttcatattaaaaaaaaaagattcttgcaCCTCTGTATTTGTAGATAAGGCTGGTAAAGTTCATTATGATATTCCTAGTGTAGGCGTGTCCTCTCGTTTTGGTGTATCAAGTATTGTTAATGAATTGCATCACCTTATTTGGAAGGCAGTTGGTAGTTATccctcagtctttttcttttctctgttaggattctctattttctcctcacactttgttttcctcattgtTCTCTCCCGGCTTAAATTATTCTTTCCAAATCCATTGCCTTTCCAAAACTGACTGGTACTCTATTTCTGCATTCTTAAGCAGTTCTGCGCAGTTTGACTTTATCtgctatttttttagttttcacttaaattccagttagttaacatacagtgcaatactagTTTCACGTGcaccatatagtgattcaacactttcacaccacacccagtgctcattgtgACAAATgcaccccttaatccccatcacctattttacccatccccccatccaactcccctctggtagccgtcagtttttccttacatttcagagtctgtttcttggtttgcttctctttcctttttccctttggcttgtttgttttgtttcttaaattctacgtaTGGGTGAAaccctatggtatttgtcttgctctgactgccttatttcatttagcataatttttttaaaaacagtatgtcTCCTTAGGgagaaggttttctttttcttgggggatttttgttattgttgatcAGTCTTTggtattctgtttctctgttgaCATTGCTTTGTTCTTTACAAAGAGTTAGGAGGAAAATTCAAGAAATGTCTCCACTGGAAATGGATGCTTCTTCTGTccacttctttttctaatttgtacTTTATATAGTCCCCTCCATCTTGTAGTTATGTTGAAAGCATAGCATTTGtgtgattttataattttctttttgtagctCTGTGTATTTGTCAGGAGATACATTAGGAGACACGGACCTCCGGAATTGTTATTTCACCCACCCAGTAAATCTAAGAGGCTAATGATAAACAGaaacatttccagaatttttgtttaatttaaatttatttcacttaatagaGTAGAAGAATATAAACACATGTAAACACATTGACGTAAATAAAACTTGGTGTTCAGGGTATTGACCACAGAAGAATGGAAAACCCATAGATTCAAAAAAGCGTGGATTGTACATAATTTGTTTCTGTGGATctattcatttcataatttatgCATTCAGCTAACAATATATTACCTACTCTATTCCATCCACAAAAGTTATAAAATGTGATTATAATAAACGTTCTTGCCCTGAAGGAGTAGATAGTATAGTGGAAAAGATAGTAAACAAATTAATTAGTGTACTAAAATCTGATGAAATGCTAAGATAGAGCATTTTGTTTAGGGCATATGGCAGCACTCTCAAGCATTTTCTAAGTCAGACAGAAGTAGAAATAACTTGTGATGTCTTTGAAGTTTTCTTGGAGAAGGTTACACTTGACCTATATTTTGAAGGATGAGTTGGAATAAGGTCGGTAAAGAAGTACCAAAAAGCATGTAGTAGGTCAACATCATTGTTACATATGGCATAAATGGAAGTATATGGTCAATTGTAAGTAAATAGgatagagaaaaaataagtttagtGATAAAAAAACCTTGTTTTTGAATTTAAGAGTTTAATCTTTCCTATAATGACTTAAAGGTATAAGGGCTAAAAAATGAAAcgatcaaaaaaaatttttttttaatattcatttggaCTCTGTATGGAGAACAGATCAGATGAGGGCCCTTGCTTGGGGCAATGTGACCATTGGGGAAGCTATTATATTAATCCAGGAGAAAGTGAtagaggattaaattaaataataacaaataatatgaGTACTTATGAgtaatattcaggaaaaaaacactTATGTGGTTCATTTGGTGATCAACTAAGTACATAATGTTGATGGTCAGAGGTGCAGAAATATTCAGACCATATGAAAGACGATTCCAAGATCACGTCTTGGCCATGCGGCTTGAGTAACTGGTAATCTGGAAAAACAGTTTTTTGAGGGAGAAATGAGCTTCCTACCAGACATGGAATCACAATGTAGTTCAAATGGGAGATATGCAATAAACAACAAGATTGATGGAGTTGAAGTTTAGAGGAACCCTTTGCAACTCATCAGTATAAGCATcgcaattaaaaacatttgacaaaattccatGGGAAAAGTGTATACATAGAATATGATGGAAAAGGGGCATTTAAAGTTAGTGAAGGAATACCATATTGGGAGAGGAAACTAATTGAAAATTTGTCACTGGAAACAAGGACGGAAAACCTGACAAAAAGAACCAATGGGTGGGGAGGGTAGCCATGCCAAATGCCaaggaaagtttaaaaaacaaaacaatgaagtaAGAAACCGAAGTTTCATCTCATTTGACTATCTGGAAATCACTAATGACTTGGCGACTATGCCCTGGCCACCATGGAGAAGAGATCACGGGTTTGGGGAAAGTCAGTAACTAAGACAattgaatgcaaaaaaaaaaaaaaaaaaaaaaaaaaaagcaatctgagCTTATACAATTACAAGGCTACTGGAAACTATCAACCAGATTAGACCATTTTAATTGGAACACCAGCATGGCCTTTGAAGAGGCGATAATCACTTTTGATCTTGGAAACATTTGGTTTTCGGTACacaaactcattaaaaaataaccattagTTAATAAAAGCCCTTTGAGAAGATTATGAACTCTCTTgtaagtaagaaaagaaaaatttgaattaatttttagaCTTTAAATTATTCTGTCATATAGGAAGGAGACCATCTGCCCCTTCTTCACGACACCAGCTACTGAGGGTGTAAGAACGTTCTAGGAAGCTAGAGACATCCTGAGGAAAATCATCTTCAGCACCAAACCAAATCCCTAACCCCTGACGCAATGAGGATGAGCTACCACGGCAGCTACTATGGTAGCctgggctgtggctgtggctggggATGGGGCAGCTTCCGCGGACTGGGCCGTGGCTGTGGCTAAGGGAGGAGAAAGATATGTCTGCTGCCGCCCATCGTGTTTTGGAGGCTATGGCTCCACTGGCTTCCGCTAAAAGCCTACAGATCCtcagtctctttctgtccctatgcTGCTGCCCCTATGCTTCAGTGATGTGATCACTTTTCTTAAGGTAGAGAAAACATCTATCATCAATTGGCTACATGCTCCAAAAGGAATTAGTCGTTCCTATCTCTAGAAGAATCTGGAATCTTTCCATTGAATCATGATTTCACCCATTATTATTTAGTTACTAGTATCTGTTGTGATCTTGCGTAacttgtacttaattttttttttttaatacacgtATTTAACTGGCGTAGGGGATGCGGCTTTCTCAATTCATTTCAGTATATTTCTAATGAGTTAATGAGATTTCAATCAGAATGctactcttctttcttctgaatAGGTGTTTTGACTCAACGGTGTTTTGACTCAGTAAATAATTTGATTCAAGAAAGGTTCACTGCATGTCCCGATGTGCTGGGTAGTGTTCGAGGTCTTGAGGACGTGGGAGAACAAGATGAACAAAACCTTGATATGCTTTCATATATCTtacctttcatttgttttcagtgGTTTTtgaatgtaatttcatttttataaagtcatCCTAgaagctattatttttatgacttaaaaaataacaaattgcaAACTTCATTTCAATATACATGGTTTGTATTCTGCGGTTTATTATGGGACCATAAATCTATGgtgattaaagaaaatattttcaaagaaaacattgagctgatacaaaataaaatgtataataatatgtaaGCAACAAAAAATACTGCAAGTAATAGAAAAGCCCTGTACTCAACactgaattttcaaatttctaatgctttttatttattataaccaGGTCAATTTtatatcccaaaataaatatataaaaagaaaatacatacatatatgtatacatacatacatatatatgaaagtatACTTTGCTTCTTTGAgtaattaatttacttaattgACTTTTCTGTTTCCTGCCTGTAGAATgagggtcttgttttttaaaagacactgttTGTCTCCAAGTAAGCATAAAGGCTACCTGAATTAAAAATACCTGGAGTGCATTACCAATTTAGTTTCCTGGGGTATATACTCTGAGATAATTAGTTTTTAATAGGTTTGTTATAGGCCCCCAAACTTTTCGTTACTCAAAACTTTCCCTGGAAAATCACTGCTAGATGCTACTCAACGTCTCAACTATGTTAAAGCAAAATGCTTGATGTCCATTTCTATCTGTGCTCTCTTTCCAGCCAACAATGTTTGTTGTGGTAGCTTTTGGATGCTTTGCACTCTTCAGGCCACATCATCTAGAAATCGGTACAATAATTCTATGCACTTGGAAGATTTGATCTGGGCGAGAGCTGACATGACAATTACatcaaaagatgaaataataaacTGAAATTACACCATGTTCCTCTGGATAGTTCATGTTGTGTTTATTTCAAACAACTTCTTGCGAATGATGGGAATGGTACTGTTtggtttatatcttattttttcttgtttagctGCGTTTTCCTACATTATAGTCATTTGATAACCTTCTTAGAGGCATCGgcctggtttttaattttaacacacACACCCTTGCTGGGGAAACGGTTCCAGgaaatttgcaaatcatttagtcttaaaatttttagtttataggactgaaaataaaactgacaaaaaaattcATCATTTATCAAGCAGATTTCCTATTACAGcgagttattattttttcaagtacaaagataaggaaattaccttgaagaaaataaataagctccTCTCTAAAACTTTAGATGCTGAAGAATGtaagctgtgttttttttcttttattttaattacagacataccttggagatattgtggtttggttccagaccactgcaaaaagcaaatgtggcaacCAAGTAAGTCAAAGGAGTTTTTTGGTTTCCCATATAAGTGTTATGTTTACAtaatactgtagtctattaagtgtgcaattgTATCAtgtcttaaaaaatacataccttaattaaaaaatactttattgctcgAAAATGccaaccatcatctgagctttccgTGGATCATAATCGCTGATCACAGATgaccataacaaatacaataatgatGATAAGAATTTGAAATGCTCAAGAATTCTCAAATGTGACAGGGAGACACGAGGCAAATAAtttctgttggaaaaatggctCTGATAAATTGCTGGACGCAGGGTTACCACAatccttcaatttgtaaaaaatgcagttATCTGTGTAAGTTCAATAgagtgaagcacaataaaatgaactATGCCCATACCGGTTCAGTGTGTAAAACTGTTGTGAAATAAAATAGTCCCTTTTCCATTGAGAAAATTCAGatgggtctaaaatgagtcatCCCATGCTTATTTGCTGGAATGGAGAACTGGGATCAAGCTTGTTAGTGCCCATCAGTGTTAGTGGCTGTGAATTGGTGGTAAGAACAAATAGTATCTCTCTCATTGTACCGACTTTGAGGTCAGGTTCTGTCTGTTCCCCTTGCATTGATACATTGCCCAATACAGACAGATGCTCAACGAATATTGGTCAGAAGAAAACACATCAATTTAGTAGAATTTTTTGATCCAAAGAGGTTATTGATTAGGACTGACTGGGACCTCCAATGACAGAATTGAAGTGCCAGCTGAAATTGGGCAAGGCATTGGCAATTCATTTCCAAATCCTCTTTagaaacaaaattgtattttaactATTATATTTTGATTCTTAAAAGTTCATCTTTGATATGTTTCTTCCAGATGAACTGAAGTAGGAGTAAAGTGATAGGAGTCATGCTAACGtctcatttatttgcttatataGAACTTCGTGAAAATCTCCTAGCCTTTCAAAAATAGTCACAAAATTGCCTAACTCTACTTCTGAATGCAAAGTacacataaaatgaagaaagcaacATTTTCCAGCAAAAGTTCAGAGTTGTCAATAGGACCAGAGGAAGATACGTATGTGAAAGTTCAAATTGCTAATTGCatgtaaataaatcattttacaaGAGTCTTTTTGCTGTAGcttattcagaaaaaatatataactattaaaaaaaaaagcaaaccaacaaaaaatccaaatgtaCTGAGTATAACTTTCAAATGAAATTGTGTTTCCTTTAACAATGCAAATCCTGATCTTTCGATTTCCTGGTAGGTCAAAGAGATTAGCTTTTTATCATACATGTATTTCACCTTAAGTTAATCCTATGTCTAAAAGTTCCTGCGGGAAATAATATAATTGGTGTCTTTTTAGGACTTTTCACATTAGAGGTTCAAAGGTTGAAGTTGCTTGAAGACTTGCTCACAGATATCTTAGATATATGAAGCTTTCTGATACTGACACTTTAAGGAATACCCTTTAAggaataatgaatatttatttcatttatgaaataattgGTGCATAATTTAAATTCACAGTTAGTGGTTTGAATGTAAAAATGATTCCTGTTGACCCATCAGCAATGACAGTGTTGTTTTGTGTTATCTTTTTAGTGCTAATGATTAATATCCATTGAATAATTTAGCTGCTTGTCTTGtagatgtttttattataaaataaatcttgGAACTGTGGTCCTATCTGGAGACAACTAACAGAGGGAATCTAACTATTCCTAAAGACATTGAAtcttcattgatttctttctttctttcttttttttttttttttttgactcaaaTAAATCCAACATGTTCTACATAAGTAGCACACAGTGGTAAAGGGACAAAGCATTCCTGTTACATTTTCCTAAAGAATCAAAACAAGAGTCCTGAGTTGgggagagtttttttgttttgttttgttttttaatcttttttctttgctgatgATTTTGGAAATTCAGGATCgagtgcaaaatgaaaaaattgtGTTGAATTCTCACGTGACTCCAGCCAGTCAGGTGTAAAATGAATGGACGTTCAAGCTAAATTCACTGACAGGTCTTTGGGAATTATTTGATGAGTGAATTGTGAAAAAAGATCCCACAACTTATTTTACAAAAAGGATAGAAAATTCATGACAGCCAAACTTTTAAGCAACTCAatttttgtgagaaaaaaataaattgttcaagATCTTAATGGAATAGAGTGCTTAAGACCTTGATTAGAATAGAGTGAATAAATGGCATATTTGGGGATTTTGAATAAGGATCATCAATATTTTTTCAGTCTTACTGGAAAATTAGCTATAATTTCCCATGATATTGGCTTCAATCAGTAAAGAATGTGTCCATTATTTTGAACAGAAATGAGACGCTATGATGTCTGGCTAGAGGATTTTATGGATGACGGTCATATCTCATGCATGGTCTTTGAAGGTACCACAATCATTGTCAACATGGGGAGTATTTCACTGGAATCTGTGCAAACTGtcttaaattagaaaacaaagaaattaatgagTCTGTTTTTCATGCTACTCAGGCCATGGAATGAGGATTATGcaagtttgtttttattgccaCACCTATTTTGGAGGTATAAGAGTCCCTGGGCAGATGGCAACATTCATACTTGGGAAACACACCCAATTACCAAACAGAAACCCCAGCTCCTGACACTATGAGATACTACTACAGCAATGACTATGGTGGCCTGGGCTATAGATGTGGAGGCCTGGGTTATGGCTATGGCCTAGGCTGTGGCTGTGGTTGTGGTGGCTTTAGAGGCCTAGGGTGTGGCTGGGGAGGCCACAGATATGGCTGGTGCCGCCCACCGTGCTATGGAGGATATGGATTCTCCAGcttttattgaaaaagaaaagactggtgTTTTGGGACTTTAGAACCCTACAATCACCCTACTGCTAATTCTTTCACGTCTTTGTATTTCCATCGGATTCCAGATGCTGCTCTGGCCATCTGGCCACGTGTACAGTGAAGACGATCAAAACTCACACTGGAGTCCAGAAATTAATCAACAACAGTCTTCATTCCATGAATTGACTGGAAATTTTACAGATTGGGTTGCCTGTGGCAACTCTGTGTTCAATtttcaataaagttattttctttggatGACAAACTGGGCATAATTTCTTCTACATGATCTCGTATTGATGTTTGCCAATTTTGAAGTTACCAAATGGACCGATTATTCTGCTTTAGGAATATTCTTTCAGGGATCACCTTTTCAGAGGACTTTGTACTATATTGTTGTTCAAAGCATAATCTCTTCTTTTGACCTCAGGTTTAAAAGTTcagtttttctctgctttctttagaCATTTCTCCCTATTTTATAACATAAATCATCCTGTggggaaacaaatatatattttttcatagtgaTGCTTGGAAGTTGGACATTTCTTTGCAGAGCCAACCAGAAAGCTTCTAATTACCAGACAAGGGAAGGATAGCAAGGGAAGTTGAAGTAATTTTGGATTCAGCAAGAAAGGAGAACACAGATTTGAAAAAGATTGTCCCAGACGGTTCATCATATgtgactggttttttttttttttttttcattccttctttctcataAGCCATAATAGGAGAAGGAGAACAATGAAAGAGACTGTTGGTCTTTATTTCCCTAGAGATTTACATGTAGTTAGTTGAAGGGTTATTGAactaaagaaaaaccaaagactGAAGGGAAAACCTTTGCAAGAACTTTGAGGCTAAGCTGCTTTGCATCTTAACCTGGAATGAACAGGTTTCTAGGAATGAACAGGTGCCTAGCACATAACATgagctcaaaaaatatttgttacataaatggaaCTAATTAGTGAGGAAAGAGGAAGGTAATTAAAATTTCtgccctactgtgtgccagatattTTGCaacatgtcatatatatatatatatatatatatatataatcaatatataatcatttaattttctcaatcCTCCGAAACATAACAATTAAAGTGTGAAAAGCTTTTTAAATCTTCAAACAACTCTAAGGAGTATTTAGAATAGTTGGAAAATGTGGAATCTGGAGACAAAGAGGCTGGGATTGTATACCTTCCTCACTAATAACTGTATGACATAAAGCAAATTTCTTAACTTCATCGATCCACTTTTAAT is a window encoding:
- the LOC122229221 gene encoding keratin-associated protein 19-4-like; translation: MRYYYSNDYGGLGYRCGGLGYGYGLGCGCGCGGFRGLGCGWGGHRYGWCRPPCYGGYGFSSFY